One Fusobacterium simiae DNA window includes the following coding sequences:
- a CDS encoding LptF/LptG family permease, with protein MIKKMDIYISKYFIKFFLMNIIGFMGVFLLAQTFKIIKYINQGKLVGGEIFDYIINLLPKMFVETAPLSVLLAGLITISIMASNLEIVSLKTSGIRFLRIVRAPLIIAFVISLFVFFINNSIYTKSLAKINFYRRGEVDESLKLPTTKENAFFINNTEGYLYLMGKINRETNIAENIELVDFDTEISNPKEIITAKSAKFDTEENKWIFTDVNIYNVDTKETTTKTEYKSDLYKDDPSNFIKAAAEDPRMLTIKELKKTIKEQKNIGEDTRIYLAELAKRYSFPFASFIVAFIGLSVSSKYVRGGRTTINLVICVVAGYGYYLVSGAFEAMSLNGILNPFIASWIPNILYLIIGIYFMNKAEY; from the coding sequence ATGATAAAAAAAATGGATATATATATAAGTAAGTACTTCATAAAGTTTTTTTTAATGAATATAATTGGCTTTATGGGAGTATTTTTACTTGCTCAAACATTTAAGATAATCAAATATATTAACCAAGGTAAACTTGTAGGTGGAGAAATTTTTGATTATATTATTAATTTATTACCTAAAATGTTTGTTGAAACAGCCCCTCTTTCTGTTTTATTGGCAGGACTTATAACTATAAGTATAATGGCTAGTAATTTAGAAATTGTTTCATTAAAAACATCAGGAATAAGATTTTTAAGAATAGTTAGAGCACCTCTTATAATAGCTTTTGTGATTTCATTATTTGTATTTTTTATAAATAATTCCATCTATACAAAATCATTAGCTAAAATTAATTTTTATAGAAGAGGTGAAGTAGATGAATCTTTAAAATTACCTACAACAAAAGAGAATGCCTTTTTTATAAATAATACAGAAGGATATCTATACTTGATGGGAAAAATAAATAGAGAAACTAATATTGCAGAAAATATTGAACTTGTTGATTTTGATACTGAAATTTCTAATCCAAAAGAAATTATTACAGCAAAAAGTGCTAAATTTGATACAGAAGAAAATAAATGGATTTTTACTGATGTAAATATTTATAATGTTGATACTAAGGAAACCACTACTAAAACTGAATATAAATCAGATTTGTATAAAGATGATCCTAGTAATTTTATAAAAGCTGCAGCAGAAGATCCTAGAATGTTAACAATAAAAGAATTAAAGAAAACTATAAAAGAACAAAAAAATATTGGTGAGGATACAAGAATATATCTAGCAGAACTTGCTAAAAGATATTCTTTCCCCTTTGCTAGTTTTATAGTTGCTTTTATTGGACTTTCAGTAAGTAGTAAATATGTTAGAGGTGGAAGAACAACAATAAATTTAGTTATTTGTGTTGTTGCAGGATATGGTTATTATCTAGTTTCAGGGGCATTTGAAGCTATGAGTTTAAATGGAATATTAAATCCATTTATAGCAAGTTGGATACCAAATATTTTATACTTAATAATAGGTATATATTTTATGAATAAAGCAGAATATTAA